In the Salinirubrum litoreum genome, one interval contains:
- a CDS encoding flippase activity-associated protein Agl23, which produces MPSSDPRNRLHAALLGHPGRSLAAITLLALVLRLWSLGARTIHWDEARVAYWTVRYLDSGVFFYRPIVHGPFLQIVNRHVFALLGPTDAKTRLVVALLGGVLPASVWLLRAHLDDAELLAVATVLAVDPLLLYFSRFSRADVPLAVFAFVAFAFAVRAYDTGRVRYLLAAGLAAGLATTTKENVLVYLACGLGACVLAVGTRVLSRHTADGTALGTALGETTETISGRLRPLLPGVGPALLLALVPILVFYTPRGVGEPAFGALLGEPTLLPAAVGQATLGTWETFVGGIWADSATRDHPYLPYLLHFVGILAVGSAVSYTLAVGGTVRELWRGVRHRSSSAVSASPAPRGLVVGTAGWGFVSVLGYPLGTDVMAPWLGVHVIVPLAVPAGVGLVALLRWGSERLRQGDRATAGAVLLVCLLLGSQVAFVAYTTSYTTPTPRVNAMAQGAQPGDDLDPLVADIEATAGYDPGVLYYGERFFLPNESVADRPPRPDADAPWLGFWLRRLPMAWYAERAGVETDYVWKAPEFRDRESYPPVVIAPAEEADVVRRTLPDYRSATYDTALYGNRVVVFTDEPRLNTTVN; this is translated from the coding sequence GTGCCGTCCTCCGACCCCCGCAACCGACTCCACGCCGCCCTCTTGGGACACCCCGGTCGGAGTCTCGCCGCGATCACCCTCCTCGCGCTCGTCCTCCGACTCTGGAGTCTCGGCGCGCGCACCATCCACTGGGACGAGGCCCGCGTCGCCTACTGGACCGTGCGCTACCTCGACTCGGGCGTCTTCTTCTACCGGCCCATCGTCCACGGACCCTTCCTCCAGATCGTCAATCGCCACGTGTTCGCCCTGCTCGGCCCCACCGACGCCAAGACTCGCCTCGTCGTCGCACTGCTCGGTGGGGTGCTCCCGGCGAGCGTCTGGCTCCTCCGGGCGCACCTCGACGACGCCGAACTGCTCGCAGTCGCCACGGTTCTCGCGGTCGACCCACTCCTGCTGTACTTCTCGCGGTTCTCCAGAGCCGACGTGCCACTGGCCGTCTTCGCGTTCGTCGCGTTCGCCTTCGCAGTTCGGGCGTACGACACCGGCCGCGTCCGGTACCTGCTCGCGGCCGGTCTGGCGGCCGGCCTCGCGACCACGACGAAGGAGAACGTCCTCGTCTACCTCGCCTGCGGTCTCGGTGCCTGCGTGCTCGCGGTCGGAACGCGGGTGCTCTCGCGCCACACAGCGGACGGGACCGCACTCGGCACCGCACTCGGCGAGACCACAGAGACGATTTCCGGGCGACTCCGGCCGCTCCTCCCCGGCGTGGGTCCCGCACTCCTGCTCGCACTCGTCCCGATTCTGGTCTTCTACACCCCGCGCGGGGTCGGCGAACCCGCGTTCGGCGCGCTCCTCGGCGAGCCGACGCTCCTGCCCGCCGCGGTCGGACAGGCGACGCTCGGCACGTGGGAGACCTTCGTCGGCGGTATCTGGGCCGACTCCGCGACGCGGGATCACCCGTATCTCCCCTATTTACTCCACTTCGTCGGCATCCTCGCGGTCGGGAGTGCCGTGTCGTACACTCTCGCGGTCGGCGGGACGGTTCGAGAACTATGGCGGGGAGTTCGGCACCGCAGTTCGTCTGCGGTGTCGGCGAGTCCAGCACCACGCGGCTTGGTCGTCGGCACGGCCGGGTGGGGGTTCGTCAGCGTCCTCGGCTACCCCCTGGGGACCGACGTCATGGCCCCGTGGCTCGGCGTCCACGTGATCGTCCCGCTGGCAGTCCCGGCCGGTGTGGGTCTGGTCGCGCTCCTCCGGTGGGGGAGCGAGCGCCTCCGGCAGGGTGACCGCGCGACGGCCGGGGCAGTCCTGCTCGTCTGTCTCCTGCTCGGGTCGCAGGTCGCGTTCGTCGCGTACACGACCAGCTACACGACGCCGACGCCGCGCGTGAACGCCATGGCGCAGGGTGCCCAACCCGGCGACGACCTTGACCCACTCGTCGCCGACATCGAAGCCACCGCGGGGTACGATCCGGGGGTGCTCTACTACGGCGAGCGCTTCTTCCTCCCGAACGAGTCGGTCGCCGACCGACCGCCGCGACCCGACGCCGACGCCCCGTGGCTCGGCTTCTGGTTACGACGACTCCCGATGGCGTGGTACGCGGAACGCGCCGGCGTCGAGACGGACTACGTCTGGAAGGCTCCCGAGTTCCGGGACCGCGAGAGCTATCCGCCGGTGGTGATCGCCCCCGCCGAGGAGGCAGACGTCGTTCGCCGGACGCTCCCCGACTACCGGTCGGCGACGTACGACACCGCGCTGTACGGGAACCGTGTCGTCGTGTTCACCGACGAACCGCGGCTGAACACGACTGTGAACTGA
- a CDS encoding ATP-binding protein: protein MSSPAIDVVEFLLTAHVYTNERDLDENDLPPRYRQVFWSDGQIERPLTTTETTARKATGVEHPWDAISDLLFTQHEEFSGKLSLTQPEMAEEWLADRIDEEQIATNPTLAHVYEDYTGIDVSHEEAREQNRPIQADRVWIDSLLEEYFDEDEDGEMLDLVNVLAPEEIEMTLDDLVLTTDQEGEIQKIVKAIEHRDYLADIGLREIGKLLFVGPPGTGKTTISRGLAHELGLPFVEVKLSMITSQYLGETAKNVEKTFEVAKRLSPCILFIDEFDSVAKTRRSDEHAALKRAVNTLLKSIDDISLIRDDVLLIGATNHPDQLDAAAWRRFDEIVNFPKPDEQMRADILRVITRRMDIAEFDPESVAAKTSGLTGSDLRMVLREAVLEALMEERTTLTQEDIMDAVADFEERDNLKNMDMIDGDSDALVAGDGGQDDGHAHDHDDGHTHDH, encoded by the coding sequence ATGAGTAGCCCGGCCATCGACGTGGTGGAGTTCCTGCTGACGGCACACGTCTACACGAACGAGCGGGACTTAGACGAGAACGACCTACCGCCCCGGTACCGACAGGTGTTCTGGTCGGACGGGCAGATCGAACGACCACTGACGACGACCGAGACGACGGCGCGGAAGGCGACCGGCGTCGAACACCCGTGGGACGCCATCTCCGATCTCCTCTTCACCCAGCACGAGGAGTTCTCGGGCAAACTCTCGCTGACCCAACCGGAGATGGCCGAGGAGTGGCTGGCAGACCGGATCGACGAAGAACAGATCGCGACGAACCCGACGCTGGCACACGTCTACGAGGACTACACCGGGATCGACGTGAGCCACGAGGAGGCCCGCGAGCAGAACCGCCCGATCCAAGCCGACCGCGTCTGGATCGACTCCCTGCTGGAGGAGTACTTCGACGAGGACGAGGACGGCGAGATGCTGGACCTCGTGAACGTCCTCGCGCCCGAGGAGATCGAGATGACACTCGACGACCTCGTGTTGACGACCGATCAGGAGGGCGAGATCCAGAAGATCGTGAAGGCCATCGAGCACCGCGACTACCTCGCGGACATCGGCCTGCGCGAGATCGGAAAACTGCTGTTCGTCGGGCCGCCGGGGACCGGCAAGACGACCATCTCGCGGGGGCTGGCCCACGAACTCGGCCTCCCGTTCGTCGAGGTGAAACTGTCGATGATCACGAGTCAGTACCTCGGCGAGACGGCCAAGAACGTCGAGAAGACGTTCGAGGTCGCCAAGCGACTCTCGCCGTGTATCCTCTTCATCGACGAGTTCGACTCGGTGGCGAAGACGCGCCGGTCGGACGAACACGCCGCCCTCAAGCGGGCGGTGAACACCCTCCTGAAGTCCATCGACGACATCTCGCTGATCCGGGACGACGTGCTCCTGATCGGGGCGACGAACCACCCGGACCAGTTGGACGCGGCGGCGTGGCGGCGCTTCGACGAGATCGTCAACTTCCCGAAACCGGACGAGCAGATGCGCGCGGACATCCTCCGGGTCATCACCCGCCGGATGGACATCGCCGAGTTCGACCCCGAGTCGGTCGCGGCGAAGACCAGCGGCCTGACCGGGAGTGACCTCCGGATGGTCCTGCGGGAGGCGGTACTGGAGGCGCTGATGGAGGAGCGCACGACGCTCACCCAGGAGGACATCATGGACGCCGTCGCCGACTTCGAGGAGCGCGACAACCTGAAGAACATGGACATGATCGACGGCGACTCGGACGCGCTGGTGGCCGGTGACGGCGGGCAGGACGACGGCCACGCACACGATCACGACGACGGACACACGCACGACCACTGA